DNA sequence from the Hyalangium ruber genome:
CGCGCTCGAGCACCTGGTGGACCTCGCCATCCAGCAGTTCGACGAGAAGGCGCGGCTGGCCAAGGACGCCGCCGCCGCCGGAGTCATGGTGCTGGCGCTGGGCACCGTCGTCATCTTCGCCGCCCTGCTCGTCCACAACTGGGAGACGGTGCTCAACAGCGGCCCGCAGATTGCCCGGCAGGTGGTGCTGGGAGTGCCCTTCACCGCGTGCATCACCCTGCTGGTGCTGCCCCGCGCTCGCCCCGCGTGGGTGGATGGGCTCGCCTTCGTGGGCGGCGTCGTGCTGATGGTGCTTCTGGCGATGCGCACCGCCAGCTCGGTGTTCACCGCGCTCACCGCGGGCCTGCTCGTGGTGGCTGGCGCGGCGGCACGGGAGCGGCGGCGGATGCTCGGGCAAAAAAAAACCGGCGCCTCGCCGGTTTCCCATCGCGCCTAGAGGGCGAGAGCCCCGAAACCAGTCCGGAGCCCGTCCGCCCGCTAGGGTTGTAGCGCCACTCTAAAGGGCTAGACCCGGGGCTGCCAGCCGGCCGCCTGCTCGGGTGTCACCTGGGTAACTTCTCCCTTGTCTCCCGCCTTCATGTCGTCCGCCACCAGGTCGAGCAGCTCCGTGGCGATACCGATGACCTGCTGCGGCGTGTAGCCGCTCGCGCGCAGCTGCGTGTAGAAAGTGCGCGCCAGGATTCGGGGACCCTTTTGGTCGGTGCTCAAGGAAGTATCTCCAGCAAGAGAGAGGTGGGGTGACTGCGCTCCGTTGAGCGCTACAGGATTCAACCCCCATGCCAACCGCTGGCGTTGAGACGGATTCCTCATGATCTGCGGCGGGTTATGAGATACCGGAGGCTCCGCCGGGCAGCGGACGACTGCGAAGCAGCCTTCGCACTCCGCTCCGGCCCCCAGGGAACGCGGCCCGAGGGTGCATAACGGGGTACACACCCT
Encoded proteins:
- a CDS encoding diacylglycerol kinase — its product is MNDPALPPPRFPSRGGSGLLASFRYAWTGLIHTVVHQRNMRVHLVSAVLVGLVGSGIWLGLAEKVTLIFCVMLIFFAEILNSALEHLVDLAIQQFDEKARLAKDAAAAGVMVLALGTVVIFAALLVHNWETVLNSGPQIARQVVLGVPFTACITLLVLPRARPAWVDGLAFVGGVVLMVLLAMRTASSVFTALTAGLLVVAGAAARERRRMLGQKKTGASPVSHRA